The following are from one region of the Mycolicibacterium helvum genome:
- a CDS encoding beta strand repeat-containing protein: protein MDVAVRSYLTAGVAVFGASAIALAPIQVTPPNLHFAQDRALSALADVSLSTLTEVIQAINEGWNGVRGGLNALNGAADTVITQLGDALQAALIAGIGSGNTAVQSVVDGLLNSASALAHAVNNALAAFPEPQIFINALVQAFGNVNINLGLALQAALNVSIQGAADLANALLAGGATLAAAFNAAVAAFPSPADFVGALTSALAAVNPTLGILANAFTTFTGQLNATLQAGIAAGLTGFQALLNALGNPASALFAAFQAALAAFPNPAVFINALVQAFGNIDVNLGLALQAVLNVAIDGPQAFLNALISGGAKLAAAFNAALANFPSPAAFVAALTGALAAINPTLGVLANAFTTFTGQLAVTLQAGIAAGLTGFQALLNALGNPASALFAAFQAALAAFPNPAVFINALVQAFGNIDVNLGLALQAVLNVAIDGPQAFLNALISGGAKLAAAFNAALANFPSPQAFVDAFVGALAAFNPTLGVLANAFTTFTGQLNATLQAGIAAGLTGFQALLNALGNPASALAAAFQAALAAFPNPAAFINALVQAFGNIDVNLGLALQAVLNVAIDGPQAFLNALISGGAKLAAAFNAALANFPSPAAFVAALTGALAAINPTLGVLANALTTFTGQLNATLQAGIAAGLTGFQALLNALGNPASALFAAFQAALAAFPNPAAFINALVQAFGNIDVNLGLALQAVLNVAIDGPQAFLNALISGGATLAAAFNAALANFPSPAAFVAALTGALAAINPTLGVLANAFTTFTGQLNATLQAGIAAGLTGFQALLNALGNPASALAAAFQAALAAFPNPAAFINALVQAFGNIDVNLGLALQAVLNVAIDGPQAFLNALISGGAKLAAAFNAALANFPSPQAFVAAFANALGAINPTLGILANAFTTFTGQLADTIQAGIAAGSTAFQALLNALGNPASALAAAFQAALAAFPNPAAFINAFVDALGNINVNLGLALQAALNLNLDGAQAIIDALANGGATLAAAFNAAVAAFPNPAVFVDALSGAVGGGLQTALAAGQELFNNGAAVLQAGLNAGVAAGNALIGALNNGLIVGGAALDTAIKAALAAFPSPEAVVNALASAGAHISAQLTAFAKALNASISAAININIGGIHIGGGINAGGGAAATTLAAAGAAAAATAAGVNDTVTSIAGNAPTVSLKVPAPTAAKKAADSSAATTPSTTASTPSLPKLSLPAPPKLSLPAPPKLSLPAPPKVSLPSLPKAPAKDSSNAESGSSAKSDSSAKGSTSAKSDSSAKGSTSAKKSGASGGSAKKGAA from the coding sequence ATGGACGTTGCTGTTCGGTCATATCTGACCGCGGGGGTGGCAGTATTTGGCGCGAGCGCGATTGCGCTGGCGCCCATTCAGGTGACACCACCTAACCTGCACTTCGCCCAAGACCGGGCGCTGTCGGCTCTGGCCGACGTGTCGCTGTCCACGCTGACAGAGGTGATCCAGGCGATCAACGAGGGCTGGAACGGAGTGCGCGGCGGGCTCAATGCCCTCAACGGCGCTGCCGATACCGTGATCACTCAGCTGGGCGACGCGCTGCAAGCCGCCCTGATCGCCGGAATCGGTTCGGGTAACACCGCGGTGCAGTCGGTCGTCGACGGTCTGCTCAACAGCGCAAGCGCCCTTGCCCACGCCGTCAACAATGCGTTGGCTGCCTTCCCGGAGCCGCAGATCTTCATCAACGCCCTCGTGCAGGCGTTCGGCAATGTCAACATCAACCTCGGGCTGGCCCTGCAGGCTGCGCTCAACGTCAGTATCCAGGGTGCGGCGGATTTGGCCAACGCTCTCCTCGCCGGCGGTGCCACGCTGGCCGCGGCGTTCAATGCTGCGGTGGCCGCATTCCCGAGCCCGGCAGACTTCGTTGGGGCGCTTACCAGTGCGCTTGCAGCGGTTAACCCGACTCTGGGCATCCTTGCCAACGCGTTCACGACGTTCACGGGTCAGTTGAATGCGACGCTCCAGGCGGGAATTGCGGCCGGGCTCACCGGCTTTCAGGCGTTGCTCAATGCGCTCGGTAATCCGGCTAGTGCCTTGTTCGCGGCGTTCCAGGCGGCGTTGGCGGCGTTCCCGAATCCAGCGGTGTTCATCAATGCGTTGGTGCAGGCGTTCGGCAATATCGATGTCAACCTCGGGCTGGCCTTGCAGGCAGTGCTCAACGTGGCGATCGACGGACCGCAGGCGTTCCTGAACGCCCTGATCTCCGGTGGGGCGAAACTGGCCGCGGCGTTCAACGCCGCACTGGCCAACTTCCCGAGCCCGGCGGCGTTCGTCGCGGCACTGACCGGTGCACTCGCGGCGATCAACCCGACCCTCGGCGTGTTGGCGAACGCGTTCACCACGTTCACCGGCCAACTGGCTGTGACCCTCCAGGCGGGAATTGCGGCCGGGCTCACCGGTTTCCAGGCGTTGCTCAATGCGCTCGGTAATCCGGCTAGTGCCTTGTTCGCGGCGTTCCAGGCGGCGTTGGCGGCGTTCCCGAACCCGGCGGTGTTCATCAATGCGTTGGTGCAGGCGTTCGGCAATATCGATGTCAACCTCGGGCTGGCCTTGCAGGCAGTGCTCAACGTGGCGATCGACGGACCGCAGGCGTTCCTGAACGCCCTGATCTCCGGTGGGGCGAAACTGGCCGCGGCGTTCAACGCCGCACTGGCCAACTTCCCGTCCCCACAGGCCTTCGTCGACGCGTTCGTCGGTGCGTTGGCGGCGTTCAACCCGACCCTCGGCGTGTTGGCGAACGCGTTCACGACGTTCACGGGTCAGTTGAATGCGACGCTCCAGGCGGGAATTGCGGCCGGGCTCACCGGTTTCCAGGCGCTGCTCAACGCATTGGGCAACCCTGCTAGTGCTCTGGCGGCGGCGTTCCAGGCGGCGTTGGCGGCGTTCCCGAACCCGGCGGCGTTCATCAATGCGTTGGTGCAGGCGTTCGGCAATATCGATGTCAACCTCGGGCTGGCCTTGCAGGCAGTGCTCAACGTGGCGATCGACGGACCGCAGGCGTTCCTGAACGCCCTGATCTCCGGTGGGGCGAAACTGGCCGCGGCGTTCAACGCCGCACTGGCCAACTTCCCGAGCCCGGCGGCGTTCGTCGCGGCACTGACCGGTGCACTCGCGGCGATCAACCCGACCCTCGGCGTGCTGGCCAATGCGCTGACGACGTTCACGGGTCAGTTGAATGCGACGCTCCAGGCGGGAATTGCGGCCGGGCTCACCGGTTTCCAGGCGCTGCTCAATGCGCTCGGTAATCCGGCTAGTGCCTTGTTCGCGGCGTTCCAGGCGGCGTTGGCGGCGTTCCCGAACCCGGCGGCGTTCATCAATGCGTTGGTGCAGGCGTTCGGCAATATCGATGTCAACCTCGGGCTGGCCTTGCAGGCAGTGCTCAACGTGGCGATCGACGGACCACAGGCGTTCCTGAACGCCCTGATCTCCGGTGGGGCGACACTGGCCGCGGCGTTCAACGCCGCACTGGCCAACTTCCCGAGCCCGGCGGCGTTCGTCGCGGCACTGACCGGTGCACTCGCGGCGATCAACCCGACCCTCGGCGTGTTGGCGAACGCGTTCACGACGTTCACGGGTCAGTTGAATGCGACGCTCCAGGCGGGAATTGCGGCCGGGCTCACCGGTTTCCAGGCGCTGCTCAATGCGCTGGGCAACCCTGCTAGTGCTCTGGCGGCGGCGTTCCAGGCGGCGTTGGCGGCGTTCCCGAACCCGGCGGCGTTCATCAATGCGTTGGTGCAGGCGTTCGGCAATATCGATGTCAACCTCGGGCTGGCCTTGCAGGCAGTGCTCAACGTGGCGATCGACGGACCACAGGCGTTCCTGAACGCCCTGATCTCCGGTGGGGCGAAACTGGCCGCGGCGTTCAACGCCGCACTGGCCAACTTCCCGAGCCCACAGGCCTTCGTGGCGGCATTCGCCAACGCGTTGGGGGCGATCAACCCAACGCTGGGCATCCTGGCGAACGCGTTCACCACGTTCACCGGCCAACTGGCCGACACGATCCAGGCTGGCATCGCGGCTGGGTCGACGGCTTTCCAGGCGCTGCTCAACGCACTCGGCAATCCGGCAAGCGCGCTGGCGGCGGCGTTCCAGGCGGCGCTGGCGGCCTTCCCGAACCCGGCGGCGTTCATCAACGCGTTCGTCGACGCTCTCGGTAACATCAATGTCAACCTCGGGCTTGCGTTGCAGGCCGCGCTCAACCTGAACCTCGATGGGGCACAGGCGATCATCGACGCGCTGGCGAACGGCGGTGCGACACTCGCCGCGGCGTTCAACGCGGCCGTGGCAGCGTTCCCGAACCCGGCGGTGTTCGTGGATGCGCTCTCCGGAGCAGTCGGCGGTGGCCTTCAGACGGCACTTGCGGCCGGACAGGAACTGTTCAACAACGGTGCTGCGGTGCTCCAGGCGGGTCTCAATGCCGGTGTGGCAGCCGGCAATGCGTTGATCGGCGCTCTCAACAACGGGCTGATCGTCGGTGGTGCAGCACTGGATACGGCAATCAAGGCCGCACTTGCTGCATTCCCGTCGCCAGAGGCCGTCGTCAACGCGCTGGCGTCGGCAGGGGCGCATATCAGCGCTCAGCTGACCGCATTCGCGAAGGCGTTGAACGCGAGCATCTCAGCGGCGATCAACATCAACATCGGTGGTATCCACATCGGTGGTGGCATTAATGCCGGCGGCGGAGCAGCGGCGACAACGCTGGCCGCGGCCGGTGCCGCAGCGGCCGCCACGGCAGCGGGCGTCAACGACACGGTAACGAGCATCGCCGGCAATGCGCCGACGGTCTCGCTGAAGGTTCCCGCACCGACGGCCGCCAAGAAGGCCGCCGATTCGTCGGCGGCTACGACTCCGAGCACGACGGCGTCGACCCCGTCGCTGCCGAAGTTGTCGCTGCCCGCACCGCCGAAGTTGTCGTTGCCTGCACCGCCGAAGTTGTCGTTGCCTGCACCACCGAAGGTGTCGTTGCCGTCGCTTCCCAAGGCGCCGGCGAAGGATTCCTCGAATGCCGAGTCGGGCAGCTCGGCGAAGAGCGATAGCTCGGCCAAGGGTTCCACCTCGGCGAAGAGCGATAGCTCGGCCAAGGGTTCCACCTCGGCGAAGAAGTCCGGTGCGTCCGGCGGCAGCGCTAAGAAGGGTGCTGCCTAA
- a CDS encoding aldehyde dehydrogenase family protein: MPAQDATAHIASSEQAAGGQVSERYMLIAGQLVGSAHTYPSVNPANGDVVGYAPNAGVAEAERAIAAARTAFDKTDWSTNVELRIRCLEQLHTALVEHSDELRALTIAEVGATRALTESAQLDDPIRIVGYYANLLKTYAMSEDLGEIESRGQRHHRWVEKEAAGVVAAIIAYNYPNQLALAKLGPSLAAGCTVVLKAAPDTPLTTLALGEVIAKYTDIPAGVVNVISSTDAAVGVALTTSPDVDVVTFTGSTATGRKIMAAASDTIKKVFLELGGKSAMVVLDDADFNNCAMMAAFMICSHAGQGCAITTRLLVPRKNHDEIVELVKNFMGMVRYGDPADPATYMGPLINDTQRAKVDGMVQRAVAAGATVVTGGKKVDGPGFFYEPTLITNVEPDSELAQEEIFGPVLAVLAYSDDDDAVRIANNSIYGLSGGVFGGHDRALAIARRIRTGTMGINGGNYFGPDSPFGGYKQSGVGREMGVAGLEEFLERKTLAAVVS, encoded by the coding sequence ATGCCGGCCCAGGACGCGACGGCACACATCGCGAGCAGTGAGCAAGCGGCGGGGGGCCAGGTGTCCGAGCGGTACATGCTGATCGCCGGCCAGCTCGTCGGGTCTGCGCACACCTATCCGTCGGTCAATCCGGCGAACGGTGACGTGGTCGGCTACGCACCCAATGCGGGCGTCGCCGAGGCTGAGCGTGCGATCGCCGCGGCCCGCACGGCCTTCGACAAGACCGACTGGTCGACCAACGTCGAACTGCGGATCCGTTGCCTGGAACAGCTTCATACCGCGTTGGTGGAGCACAGCGACGAATTGCGTGCGCTGACGATCGCCGAGGTCGGCGCGACGCGCGCGCTGACCGAGAGTGCCCAGCTCGACGACCCGATCAGGATCGTCGGCTATTACGCCAACCTGCTGAAGACCTACGCGATGAGCGAAGACCTCGGCGAGATCGAGAGTCGCGGGCAGCGCCACCATCGCTGGGTGGAGAAGGAAGCCGCCGGCGTGGTGGCCGCCATCATCGCCTACAACTATCCCAATCAGCTGGCGCTGGCCAAGCTCGGTCCGTCGCTCGCCGCCGGCTGCACCGTTGTCCTCAAGGCCGCGCCGGACACCCCGCTGACCACGCTGGCGCTCGGTGAGGTGATCGCGAAGTACACCGACATCCCGGCCGGTGTGGTCAACGTGATCAGCTCCACCGACGCCGCGGTCGGCGTCGCGCTGACCACCAGCCCCGACGTGGATGTCGTTACCTTCACCGGGTCGACGGCCACCGGACGCAAGATCATGGCGGCGGCCAGCGACACCATCAAGAAGGTCTTTCTTGAGCTGGGCGGCAAGTCGGCCATGGTCGTGCTCGACGACGCCGACTTCAACAACTGCGCCATGATGGCGGCGTTCATGATCTGCTCGCACGCCGGTCAGGGGTGCGCGATCACCACGCGGCTGCTGGTGCCCCGCAAGAACCACGACGAGATCGTCGAGCTGGTGAAGAACTTCATGGGCATGGTCCGCTACGGCGACCCGGCTGATCCGGCCACCTATATGGGACCGCTGATCAACGACACCCAGCGCGCCAAGGTGGACGGCATGGTCCAGCGTGCGGTTGCCGCTGGCGCGACTGTGGTCACCGGTGGCAAGAAGGTCGACGGGCCCGGCTTCTTCTATGAGCCGACTCTGATCACCAACGTCGAGCCCGACAGTGAGCTCGCGCAGGAAGAGATCTTCGGGCCGGTGTTGGCCGTCCTCGCCTACTCCGACGACGACGACGCGGTCCGGATCGCCAACAACTCCATCTACGGCCTGTCCGGTGGGGTGTTCGGCGGCCACGACCGTGCGCTGGCGATCGCCCGGCGGATTCGTACCGGGACGATGGGGATCAACGGCGGCAACTACTTCGGTCCGGACAGCCCGTTCGGTGGCTACAAACAGTCCGGTGTCGGCCGGGAGATGGGTGTGGCAGGCCTGGAGGAATTCCTCGAGCGCAAGACTCTCGCGGCGGTCGTGTCGTGA
- a CDS encoding ferredoxin, giving the protein MKVRVDQERCQGHTLCAMIAPDMFQLSDIDGSSSAVTEAVPPDQIELVREAAHSCPEQAILIEED; this is encoded by the coding sequence GTGAAGGTCCGGGTTGACCAGGAGCGGTGCCAGGGACACACGCTGTGCGCCATGATCGCTCCAGATATGTTCCAGCTCAGTGATATCGATGGCAGTTCGTCAGCCGTCACCGAGGCGGTCCCACCTGACCAAATTGAGCTCGTTCGCGAAGCTGCGCACTCCTGTCCCGAACAGGCGATCCTCATCGAAGAGGACTGA
- a CDS encoding mycofactocin-coupled SDR family oxidoreductase → MGRVQGKVAFITGAARGQGRSHALRLAEEGADIIAVDLCKDVETIGYKMATVEDLEETAELVKKTGRGIVTAQADVREAAELKQALEQGLAEFGKVDIVVAQAGIAGMKGQPPLQAWCDVINTNLIGTINAIQVALPHLEEGASIVATGSTAALMDAHQKDNPGADPGGMSYMVAKRLLSHYVHDLATELAVRGIRANVVHPTNCNTDMLQSEPMYRSFRPDLENPTRADAEPVFGIQQAMKVNFVEPLDISNAVLWLASDEARYVTGMQLRVDAGGYLKWYDYHV, encoded by the coding sequence GTGGGACGAGTCCAAGGCAAGGTTGCCTTCATCACCGGCGCTGCACGCGGGCAAGGCCGTAGCCATGCCCTGAGGTTGGCCGAAGAGGGCGCCGACATCATCGCCGTCGACTTGTGCAAGGACGTCGAGACCATCGGCTACAAGATGGCCACTGTCGAGGATCTCGAGGAGACCGCCGAACTGGTGAAGAAGACGGGGCGGGGCATCGTCACCGCACAGGCCGACGTGCGCGAGGCCGCCGAACTCAAACAGGCGCTCGAGCAAGGCCTCGCCGAGTTCGGCAAGGTCGACATCGTCGTGGCGCAGGCGGGCATCGCCGGAATGAAGGGCCAGCCGCCCCTGCAGGCTTGGTGCGACGTCATCAACACCAATCTCATCGGCACCATCAATGCGATCCAGGTTGCGCTGCCTCATCTAGAGGAGGGTGCCTCGATCGTCGCGACCGGCTCCACCGCAGCGCTGATGGACGCTCATCAGAAGGACAACCCGGGCGCCGACCCCGGCGGCATGTCCTACATGGTCGCCAAACGCCTGCTATCCCACTATGTCCACGATCTGGCGACTGAGCTCGCGGTGCGAGGCATCCGGGCCAACGTCGTGCACCCGACGAACTGCAACACAGACATGCTGCAGAGCGAGCCGATGTACCGGTCCTTCCGTCCGGACCTCGAAAATCCCACCCGCGCGGACGCCGAACCGGTGTTCGGCATCCAGCAGGCGATGAAGGTGAATTTCGTCGAGCCGTTGGACATCAGCAACGCCGTCCTGTGGCTGGCATCCGACGAGGCGCGCTACGTCACCGGCATGCAGCTGCGCGTTGATGCCGGCGGCTACCTCAAGTGGTACGACTACCACGTCTAG
- a CDS encoding CaiB/BaiF CoA transferase family protein: MRPLEGVRVLEVAMYGFVPSCGAVLGEWGADVIKVEHAVTGDPQRGLRQTGPLRVEGDPNPNIEHANRGKRSIGLDMSVPEGKEVLLELARRADVFLTSFLPGHRQKFGIDVDDIRAVNPKIIYARGSALGPRGEESVKGGYDMTAFWCRAGTAATITPPGIEGMIAPPGPAYGDTISGTNLAGGIAAALFQRERTGEPSVVDVSLLGSGLWSMGHTVALTQHLQQLMVQPPPGVHGSPINPLVGLYETADNRYISFVMMQPGKFWADVCKHMELGELADDPRFATAESIAENTAAAVDILREAMAKRPLPEWSERFSTLAGPWAPVQDTLQAAQDAQIRANEYIVQAGELELVANPVQFDVAAPLTGPAPGFAEQTDEILAELGLDWDRIIELKTAGAVT, translated from the coding sequence GTGAGGCCGCTGGAAGGGGTTCGCGTCCTCGAGGTCGCGATGTACGGCTTTGTACCTTCGTGCGGAGCGGTGCTCGGGGAGTGGGGTGCCGACGTCATCAAGGTCGAGCATGCGGTGACTGGAGATCCGCAGCGCGGGCTGCGGCAGACCGGCCCGCTGCGGGTCGAAGGTGACCCCAACCCGAACATCGAGCACGCCAACCGGGGTAAGCGCAGCATCGGGCTGGATATGTCGGTGCCTGAGGGCAAAGAGGTATTGCTCGAACTGGCGCGCCGCGCCGATGTGTTCCTCACCAGTTTCCTGCCTGGCCACCGCCAAAAGTTCGGGATCGACGTCGACGACATCCGAGCCGTCAACCCGAAGATCATCTACGCGCGTGGCAGTGCGCTCGGTCCGCGCGGCGAGGAATCGGTGAAGGGCGGATACGACATGACCGCCTTCTGGTGCCGCGCCGGCACCGCCGCGACCATCACGCCGCCGGGCATCGAAGGCATGATCGCCCCGCCGGGACCGGCCTACGGTGACACGATCTCGGGCACTAATCTCGCGGGCGGTATCGCGGCCGCACTGTTCCAGCGCGAGCGCACGGGTGAACCGTCGGTGGTCGACGTGTCCCTGCTCGGCAGTGGACTGTGGTCGATGGGGCATACCGTGGCGTTGACTCAACACCTCCAGCAGCTGATGGTGCAGCCGCCGCCGGGTGTGCATGGTTCGCCGATCAATCCCTTGGTCGGGCTCTATGAGACCGCTGACAACCGCTACATCTCGTTTGTGATGATGCAGCCAGGAAAGTTCTGGGCCGACGTGTGCAAGCACATGGAGCTCGGTGAACTGGCCGATGACCCGCGGTTCGCCACCGCGGAATCGATCGCGGAGAACACCGCCGCCGCCGTGGACATCCTGCGTGAGGCCATGGCCAAGCGGCCGCTGCCGGAGTGGAGCGAGCGGTTCTCGACGCTGGCGGGGCCGTGGGCGCCAGTGCAGGACACCCTGCAGGCGGCCCAGGACGCGCAGATCCGTGCCAACGAATACATCGTGCAGGCAGGCGAATTGGAACTCGTCGCCAATCCGGTTCAGTTCGACGTCGCCGCACCGCTGACCGGGCCGGCGCCGGGATTCGCCGAACAAACCGACGAGATCCTCGCCGAACTCGGCCTGGACTGGGACCGCATTATCGAACTCAAAACCGCCGGCGCGGTCACCTAA
- a CDS encoding OB-fold domain-containing protein, whose protein sequence is MPHIIAIGTYLPPWGCEAHRIAGDDEDAITLAVEAGRAALSEGSAVERVVLVSRDLPLLESSNAAVLLAGLGLDPELEVDERLGGAPATLDAVSSARPRTLVIGADLDPAGAAAILTADSGLQVRTAARVARSLPVRTRNASGVVHDYGDPRLLHERGLVASLAAAWLDTPVALAGVDHDRVAELCGGDPPTLPTSGASAGLFALAALAESRTNGPLVAVEQASLSGVTVVGGDAAVYRREPVARPRPQTNVGTGREIPISLAAYERAFEAKVRWEAGRHSGSDELDFPPRYRLDEEGRLTTDYELVPLPRAGTVYTEVTVNIPVPGLRTPYSLVIVELDDVTIRALVKVTGVEAGAVRIGDRGRLTLRRVAMRSGVPDYGYSFEPYQAATPREPSVRSWGAA, encoded by the coding sequence ATGCCGCACATCATCGCCATTGGCACCTACCTACCGCCGTGGGGGTGTGAGGCGCATCGCATTGCCGGCGATGATGAGGACGCAATCACGCTGGCTGTCGAAGCGGGCCGGGCGGCGCTGTCCGAAGGCAGCGCCGTCGAACGGGTCGTGCTGGTCAGCAGGGACCTGCCGCTGCTGGAAAGCAGCAACGCCGCGGTGCTGCTCGCCGGCCTTGGACTGGATCCCGAGCTCGAGGTCGACGAGCGACTGGGGGGAGCGCCGGCCACGCTGGACGCGGTCAGTTCGGCCCGACCGCGCACGCTGGTCATCGGCGCCGATCTGGATCCTGCTGGGGCGGCGGCGATCCTGACCGCGGACAGCGGACTGCAGGTGCGCACCGCAGCGCGGGTGGCGCGCAGTCTTCCAGTCCGCACCCGAAACGCCAGCGGCGTGGTCCACGACTATGGCGACCCGCGACTGCTTCACGAACGCGGCCTGGTCGCCTCGCTGGCGGCTGCCTGGCTCGACACCCCGGTGGCTCTGGCCGGAGTGGACCACGACCGCGTCGCCGAACTGTGCGGCGGTGACCCGCCGACGTTGCCGACATCGGGGGCCAGTGCCGGGCTGTTCGCGTTGGCAGCGCTTGCCGAGTCACGCACCAACGGCCCGTTGGTGGCCGTCGAGCAGGCCAGCCTGTCCGGGGTGACCGTGGTCGGCGGAGACGCCGCGGTCTACCGGCGCGAACCGGTGGCGCGTCCGCGCCCCCAGACCAACGTCGGTACGGGCCGCGAGATCCCGATCTCGCTCGCGGCCTACGAACGGGCCTTCGAGGCCAAGGTGCGATGGGAGGCCGGCCGGCACAGTGGCAGCGACGAATTGGACTTTCCGCCCCGTTACCGCCTCGATGAGGAAGGCCGGCTGACCACCGACTACGAGCTGGTGCCGTTGCCCCGGGCGGGAACGGTCTACACCGAGGTCACCGTCAATATTCCGGTGCCAGGCCTGCGCACTCCGTACTCGTTGGTCATCGTCGAGCTCGATGACGTCACTATCCGCGCCTTGGTGAAGGTCACCGGGGTGGAAGCCGGGGCGGTGCGAATCGGTGACCGCGGACGGCTCACACTGCGCCGGGTTGCGATGAGATCCGGTGTGCCCGACTACGGGTACTCGTTCGAGCCGTATCAGGCCGCAACGCCACGGGAACCGTCCGTCCGGTCGTGGGGTGCGGCATGA
- a CDS encoding cytochrome P450: protein MSIDDATGDTERKQPTYHFDRHTPEYRQQFEKITEEMQSRCPMAWTDVYDGHWVAAGSKEVFELARCPAVSNHHDLTGETPYKGITIPKAQRATVVRGGILEMDEPEHSDYRGALNPYLSPAAVKRWAPFVDEIVRASLDEKIESGHIDFVDDLANIVPAVLTLAMMGIELKKWPVYSEPAHLSVSTPEHSPDAPRVAEMNRQMGLDMVTTMMEIRENPRPGLVNALLQLRIDGEPAPDLEILGNLGLIIGGGFDTTTALTAHSLEWLSANPLERERLSRERDKLLDPATEEFLRFYTPAPGDGRTFSGDVDVEGHQFKEGERLWLSWAMANRDPSVFEKPNEVILDRKGNRHFSFGIGVHRCVGSNVARTVFKAMLTAVLDRMPDYVCDPEGTVHYETIGVIQGMKHLPADFTPGPRLGPGLDETLELLQKACVEQGLARPITEHKEAAVIDWR from the coding sequence TTGAGCATCGATGACGCCACCGGCGACACCGAGCGGAAGCAGCCGACCTATCACTTCGATCGGCATACGCCGGAGTATCGGCAGCAATTCGAGAAGATCACCGAAGAAATGCAGTCTCGGTGCCCGATGGCCTGGACTGACGTCTACGACGGCCATTGGGTAGCCGCCGGCAGCAAAGAGGTATTCGAGCTGGCGCGGTGTCCGGCGGTATCCAACCATCACGACCTCACCGGCGAGACCCCCTACAAGGGCATCACGATCCCAAAGGCCCAGCGGGCGACCGTGGTTCGCGGCGGCATCTTGGAGATGGACGAGCCTGAGCACAGCGACTACCGCGGAGCGCTGAACCCGTACCTGTCCCCCGCCGCGGTCAAGCGCTGGGCACCGTTTGTCGACGAGATCGTCCGCGCGTCTCTCGACGAGAAGATCGAGTCGGGGCATATCGACTTCGTCGACGACCTCGCCAACATCGTGCCTGCGGTCCTCACGCTGGCCATGATGGGCATCGAGCTGAAGAAGTGGCCGGTCTACAGCGAACCCGCGCACCTGTCCGTGTCCACCCCGGAACACTCCCCGGACGCCCCCCGCGTCGCGGAGATGAACCGGCAGATGGGCCTCGACATGGTCACCACCATGATGGAGATCAGAGAGAATCCGCGGCCTGGCCTGGTGAACGCGTTGCTGCAGCTGCGTATCGACGGTGAGCCCGCCCCCGATCTGGAAATCCTGGGCAATCTCGGGTTGATCATCGGCGGCGGCTTCGACACCACCACCGCGCTGACTGCCCATTCACTGGAATGGCTGAGCGCGAATCCCCTTGAGCGCGAGCGACTCAGCCGTGAGCGGGACAAGCTCCTTGATCCGGCTACCGAAGAATTCCTGCGGTTCTACACTCCCGCACCCGGCGACGGACGCACCTTCTCCGGCGACGTGGACGTCGAGGGGCATCAGTTCAAGGAGGGTGAGCGGCTCTGGTTGTCCTGGGCGATGGCCAACCGCGACCCTTCGGTGTTCGAGAAGCCCAACGAGGTCATCCTCGACCGGAAGGGCAACCGGCACTTCAGCTTCGGAATCGGCGTTCATCGCTGTGTCGGGTCGAATGTCGCGCGCACGGTGTTCAAGGCAATGTTGACCGCCGTGCTCGACCGCATGCCTGATTACGTGTGCGATCCCGAAGGCACCGTGCACTACGAGACCATCGGCGTCATTCAAGGCATGAAGCACTTGCCTGCCGACTTCACACCGGGGCCGCGTCTTGGACCCGGGCTCGACGAGACCCTGGAGCTGCTCCAGAAGGCTTGTGTAGAGCAGGGACTCGCGCGACCCATCACTGAGCACAAAGAAGCAGCCGTCATCGACTGGCGCTGA